The region TGGCCATCATGACGATGACCCCGAAGAAGGCGTGCAGGGGCATCTCGGCGAACACGTCGAGCAGCCGGCCCAGGTGGGTCTGTCGTGCGGGGAGTGGATCGGCGGAGATGAGCGGGACGGTGAAGAGGATGCCGCTGCCGAGGAAGAGCAGTTCGAGGCCGAGGTGTCCGCTCCAGGTCGCGAGGAGGGTTGATGCGATTCCTGTCAGGAACAGGCCGTAGAAGGTGAACAGGAACAACGGGATCATCACGGCCGGGTGCAGCAGGATCCGGAATGTGGGGGAGCGCAGGCCCCAGAACGCGATCCGGTGCACGACCTTGCCGGCACCGGAGTGGGGGGTGGCCCGGAGAAGCAGCGTGCCGGGGGAGCCGAGGACGAGCAGAGGCGGCACAGCCATCATCAGCGTCAACTGCTGGAACATGAACACCGAGAACATGCCGTAGCCGTATCCTTCGATGCCGGCCCCCATCGTGACGCCCAGGACGACGCAGCCTGCGGCGAAGCAGAGGGTCCGCCATCTGCTCCATCGTCGTCCGGTGGCCCATAACCGGATCGCTCCTGCCAGGTAGGCGGTCAGTGCGAGGAGAGCGATGAGGGGGATGACAGGAATGGGTTGCAGGTTCGGGGCCAGCAACTGAGCGAGGTCCGGGGGTACGGTAGGCAGCCAGATCGGGCCGCTGGGGATGTTCATCGCGGACGGTCTCTGTCGGTCAGCTGCTGCAGCATGGAGTTGTAGTCCTGCAGGTCGGCGTCCCCGGTTCGGGCGGCCTGGCGATCTAGCCGCCGAGCTTCGCGTTCATCCGAGCGAGACCAGAGGGTGATCATGGTGATGACCAGTAGCAGCGTGGGGATCTCTCCCACGCTCCACGCGATGCCCCCGGCGGAGCGCTGATCCTCCAGAGGGTCGATCGGCCAACCCTCAGTGATCTGTCCGTACCAGTCGGGCAGCAGGAGGCTTGTGGAGGACATCAACGCCAGGCCGAAGAAGGCGTGGAAGGCCATCACGATCAGCAGAGTCAGGAGTCGGAGCGGGTAGGGGAATCGGTAAGGGACCGGGTCGATGCCGATCATGGATAAGGCGAAGAGGTATCCGACGATGAGGAAGTGCGCGATCATCCACTGGTGTCCCAGCGGATCCTTGACGGCCCAGTCGAAGAGGGGAGTGTAGTAGAAGGCCACCGTCGAACCGGCGAAGAGCACGGCCGTGACGAGGGGGTGAGTGAGCACGGTGGTGAGGGGGGAGTGGATGAGGGTCATGATCCACTCCCGCGCTCCGCGACTACCGTCTGTTCGCGGCTGCACGGCTCGGAGGGCGAGCGTCACGGGCGCCCCGAGGACGAGCAGGAGGGGAACCAGCATGCTCAACGCCATGTGCTCGAGCATGTGGGCGGAGAACAGGTAGGTGCCGTACACGGAGGGAGCGCCGCTGGTCAGATAGACCAGCATTGCCAGGCCCGCCAGCCAGGCGACCAGCCGGGCGGGATGCCAGCTGTCTCCCCGGCGTCGCAGTCGTAGCATCCCCGCGAGGTAGAGAGCGGCGCCGAACCCAGCGACCGTCAGCCAGATCGGATCCACAGCCCACTGGTCCAGGAATCGGAGTGGCTCGAGCGGGGCGGGCAGGGGCTGGCCGCTGAGTCTCTCCGAGGCCGTGACCGCGAGCTCCTCGGTCACGGGCGGTGCCGTGCGAGCCAAGATCGCTGCAACCCCGGAAGCGGCGCCCATCACCGCCAGCTCAGCGGCCACAAGGCCGGCGAGCAGGCCCCCGATCCGGTTTCGTCCCTGGATCCGGCGGATGGTCCAGCGTCGGTGTAGCGCTCCTGCTAGGCCCAGCAGCAGTAGCGCGATGATCTTCACGATCAGCAACTGTCCGTATGGGGTGGTCACGAGTTGGGCGGGCGTTTCCAGTCGCAGCGACGCCGACACCAATCCGGAGATCGCGACGATAGCGAAGCAGGCCAAGGCGAGCGTGGAGTATCTGCGAAGTAGGGTGCCGCGATCGACGTCCATCCGTCCAAGAACGACGGCGGTGACCGCCAGACCTCCCACCCATAGCGCCGCTCCGGCCGCGTGCATCCACAGCGCCGATGTCGCGGCGGAGTGGCTGCCGGCGCCGGCGGCATGGCCCTGCAGCGCCATCGGGATGAGCGCGGCGAACGCTGCGGCTGCGAGGGCGCCGGCTCCGATCGGGGAGCGGACAGCGAATCCAAGCACGGCGAGCACGGCGGCGGACAGCACTGTCGCCAACCATCCTTGTCCGAGGCTGACTTCGGTCAGGAACTGCCCATAGCTGGCGCCGAAGATCGACCAGGGCACGGCGCCAGCGAGGTTCATGTATGCCAGGACGCTGGTCCCTAACGCCGAGATAGCCCACAGCGCTGCAGATCCCGCAGCGATGTCGAGAACACGCCCATAGGGTGCCTCTGTCACGGGCAATGCAGTCGCGGCTAACACCAGCGCTCCAATCGTGACGGCGCTAGCCAGGTCCACGATGATGCGACAGACGGGGAGGGCGATGTCGACGACGGGACCTGCGTCGATGAGCAGCGCTGGCGCCGATGCCAGCGTCGTGGCTGCCAGAATCACTCCGACACCGATCGCCACTGCGGCCAGCAGCGCAGGCGAAAGCAGAATGAGGAGCCGTGCAGACGAGCGAGGTGCGATCGTAGGCGCGGTCACGGGGCGTCCTCATGGGTAGCGTCGGCGTCCTGCGCTGCAGTGAGCCGGGCTCGTTCCTGCTCTTTGATCTTGGCGTAGACCTTCCGCTCGCGTGAATCGGCCTTCAGGATCGCGCGCATCGCGAACCAGAAGATCAGTCCGACGAGGATCGTGGGGGTGACGGAATAGATGGCGTTGAACCACCAATCGTCCATGCTCATGCGAGGCATCTCCGAGGTGAGCCGGTGGTGCCTGCTCAGGCACACCAGCGGGGATCAGGGCGTGCCTTCGTCGGCGCCGCTCCTGACAGGTCGGGTCTGCGTCTAGACCCTCAAAACCTGATGCCCGTGGCCCATCGGCCCGTGCCGCAGGACGATGTTCTGACGCACCGCCGCCGGAAGTGCTGCCGCGATCGCCTCCAGCACCGCCGTTCCCGATGGCAGCAGCAGAGCTACCAAGACGAGGAGAACGACTCCGGCTCCGGTCATCGAGGCGCAGAGTGCTGAGCACGCTGCAGCGACAGGAGCGGTATCCGGCGCCTGGGTCACGGACGACGCGGTCACACCCACCGGGGTGTCACCGGCAGTCACGGCGGCGGCGACCGACGCGGCTCCTGGTGCCGCGGACTCTGTCATCGAGTCTCGCGCGTGGCCGAAGGTCAGCGCCATGACCGCGGCGACAGCGAGCAGCACAGCGACGAGCACCGTCCATGCTCGCGTGACCGACACGTGCGCCGCCCTCTCCTCTTGCCACCGACGCACCTCAGGGTAGCAAGACAGGATCGGGCAGCTCGCCAATGCGAGCTAAACCGGGATCGGCATCACATGCTCGGGATCGGGTGAGAGCACCACGCCGAGCAGGTCTTCAAGAGCGTGAGACAGGCGCTGATCGGCGAGTTCATACCGTGCCCGGCGACCCTCGGGCACCATGACGACCAGCCCGCAGCCACGAAGACACGCCAGGTGGTTCGACATCCGCTGTCGCGACACTCCCAAGAGCTCCGACATCTCCGCGGGATACCCCGGCCCTGTCGACAACTCCACGAGGATCCGCGATCGGATCGGGTCCGAGAGAGCGTGACCGAAACGTGAGAGTGCATTCACGGCCACCAACGTCTCCATACGTGAATGATATCCGTTCTCAAGTAATAAAGGATTCACTTAACTATCAACGTCTGCGTGTACCTTTACGGTATGTCCGGTCACAGCCACACGCATGATGCCTCCTCGACCGGTGTCCACCGGAAGCGGATCGCCATCGCCCTGGCCATCACGTCGACGATCTTCGTCGCGGAGGTCTTCGGGTCGATCATCACCGGCAGCCTGGCGCTGCTGATCGATGCCGCGCACATGCTCACCGACCTCCTGGGCCTGACGATGGCTCTGGTAGCAGCAGCCCTGGCGGGTAGGCCGGCATCCTCCAAGCGGACGTGGGGTTTTGCTCGAGCGGAGGTCCTCGCGGCTATGGCCCAGGCGACGGTGCTGCTCGCCGTGGGACTCTTTGTCTTCGTCGAGGGAGTTCAGCGTCTATTCGCTCCGCCCGAGATCGCATCAGGCGAGCTGATCATCTTCGGCGCGATAGGGCTGGCTGCGAACATCGCATCCCTGCTGGTGCTGTCGGGCAGCCGAACGGGCAACCTCAACCTCAGGGCGGCGTTCCTGGAGGTTCTCAACGACGCTCTTGGATCGGTTGCGGTCATCGTCGGCGCCGTGGTCATCATGCTCACTGGCTTCACTCAAGCCGACGCAATCGCGGCGATGCTGATCGGTGCCCTGATTATCCCGCGCACTCTCAAGCTGCTGAAGGAGACCATCGATGTGCTCTTGGAGTCCACGCCGGCGGGTTTGAACCTCGACGACGTCCGCGAACACATCTTGCAGCTGCCTCACGTCGCGGGCGTACATGACCTGCATGCCAGCCAGGTCGCGACCGGCCTGCCCGTCATCAGTGCCCACGTCGTGGTCCGGGACGAGTGCTTCCAAGACGGTCACGCGCCCCAGATCCTGAACAGCCTGCAGGCGTGCGTCGCCGATCACTTCAACGTCGCGATCGATCACTCCACCTTCCAGCTTGAACCCGTCAGTCACCAAGAACACGAACAGGCCCTTCACGCCTAGCAGAGGACGTATCTGATGAAATGCCCTATCGACTCCACCGAGCTAGTGATCTCCGAGCGCACCGGCGTGGAGATCGACTTCTGCCCTCAATGCCGGGGCGTCTGGCTGGATCGCGGCGAGCTGGACAAGATCATCGACCGGGCCGATCGCTCTTACGGAACCTCCGATGACATCAGCTACCGCGGCCGGGATACCCGCGATTACGGTCGCCGGGACAGTCACGGAAGTCGCGGGGACCACCATGGCGACAAGTACGACGGACACGGGGACCGTCGAGGGCGTTCCCGCCGGGAGGGCTTCCTCGGAAACCTGTTCGACTTCTAGTTGATCGGCTCGCCCGCGGTACTCGAGCTCGGTCGCGCGGAGCGGACGCGGAGATATCCCCCGGCTCCGATGACGACGCCGAGGAACACCCAGATGTCCGCCACGTTGCCGATGAACCAGGTCGCGTATGCCAAGAAATCGATGACGGGTCCCGATCCCCAGCCCGGCTCGAGGCGGATTCGGTCGATGACGTTCCCCACCGCGCCTCCGACGACCAGACCCATTCCGACCGCGAGCCACAGCGATCGAGTTCGGACGATTCCCACGAGGAGCACGGCTGAGACGAGTACGGCGAAGGCCGTGATCACCGGCGTCATGCCTTGCCCGAGAGAGAAGGACATGCCTGAGTTGTAGACCAACTCCAGCCCGAAGAGCCCACCCACGAGGTCAATCCGGCTGGCTCCAGTGAGCGAGGACACCGCCCACAGCTTCGTTCCCTGATCGATCGCGATGGCCGCGGCGATGACAACCCCCGCGACCAGCAGCAAGCGAGCCCTGTCGCGACGCTGAAGATCTGTCTGTCCCGCGTTTGTCTCGACCATGCCCCCATAGTACAGATTGCGCTTAACCATCTTGGTGGTGCCGATCGAGAGAGTGATTGATGACCCTGACCCGGATCCTCCGCCTGTGGACGCTGGCGCTGCCTGTGCTGGCGCTGCTCGGCCTTCTTCTGACCTGGGGCCGGGAGCTTCCGCTGGGCCTGGTGATCGTCGTGGGCGCTCTGCTGGTGGGTGCGGTGCTGGCTGCTGTGCATCATGCCGAGGTCGTCGCGCACCGGGTGGGGGAGCCGTTCGGGTCGTTGGTGTTGGCTGTCGCGGTGACGGTGATCGAGGTGGCGTTGATCATCACCTTGATGGCGGGCGGCAAGCCGGGGACAGAGACTCTCGCGCGGGATACTGCTTTCGCTGCCGTGATGATCACCTGTAATGGCATCGTGGGGATCTCGCTGCTGTTGGGCGCGGGCCGGCACCGTCTGGTTCGCTTCAATGCGGAAGGCGCTGGAGCCGCTCTGGCGGTGGTGGCGACGTTGACGACGCTGACGTTGGTGCTGCCTCGGTTCACGCAGAGTGCGCCCGGAGGGCTGTTCAGCGGTGCTCAGTTGGCGTTCGTGGCCGTGGTCGCCCTGGTCTTGTACGGCGTCTTCGTTCAGACCCAAACTAATCGGCACCGTGACTTCTTCCTCCCGGTCGATTCCCGCGGGAGAAGCATCGCGGAGAGCCACGCGGCTCCTCCGTCGTTGCGGCGGACGCTCATCAGCGTCGTGTTCTTGCTCGCGGCTCTGGTCTCGGTGGTGGGGCTGGCTAAGGGCGTTTCTCCGGTGATCGAGGACGGGGTGCGGGCGGTGGGGATCCCGAATTCGTTCGTCGGTGTGGTCATCGCCTTGGTGGTGCTTCTGCCGTGGGGCTGGCTGCGTCCAGGGCGGCGCTGCGTGATCGGATGCAGGTCAGCTTAAATCTCGGATTGGGTTCGGCGATGGCGACGATCGGTCTGACCATTCCCTCGATCGCGGTCGCGTCGATCTGGTTGCCGACGTCGCTGGAGTTGGGTCTCGGCGCGGTGCAGATCGTACTGTTCTCGGTGACGATGGTCGTCAGCGCTCTCACGATCGTTCCGGGGCGGGCCACTCGACTGCAGGGCATCACGCATCTGGTTCTGCTCGCCGCGTTCGTGTTTGTGTCGATGAGCCCTTAGATCGGTGTGGTGAAGGCCCCGATCCACCCTTGGAGCTGGTAGATCACGGCGGTCCACAGCCCGGTGACCATGAGTAGCCCCAGGATGATCAGCATGATCCCACCGGCGATGTTCATGGGGCGCACCCACGCCCGTGCGCGAGCCACGGCACGGGTTGCCCAGGTCACCCCGCCGGCGAGCAGCAGGAATGGTACGCCGAGGCCTAGGCAGTAGGCCAGTGCCAGCAGGGCTCCGCGTCCGGCGGATCCACTGTCCATGCTCAGCGCCGAGATGGCGACCAGGGTGGGTCCGAAACAGGGAGTCCAGCCCAGACCGAACACGACCCCGAGGAGCGGGGCGCCGGCTAATCCGACCGCGGGAGTGATGCGGGTGCGGACGGTGCGCTGCAGTCCGGGGATGAATCCGATGAACGCGACACCCATCACGATGACGATCACTCCGAGCACGCGGATCAGCACCGATTGCCACTGGATCAGCCATGCGCCTACGGCGCCGAACAGGGCGCCGTAGGCGATGAACACGGCAGCGAACCCGAGGACGAACAGGGCTGCGCCAGCCAGGACCCGACTGCGGCCTCGTCGAGGGTCGGCTCCGGCCGAGCCGCTGACGTAGCCGAGGTAGCCGGGCACGAGAGGCAGCACGCAGGGGGAGATGAAGGACACCAGTCCCGCGAGCATCGCGAGGGGCAACGCGATGGCGAGTTGCCCGCTGAAGACCAGGTCGGGGATCATTCCGGGTCTTTCACGACGCGATCGATGAGCGCCTCCAGGGTGGAGACGTCCAGGATGCGGCCGAGGATGCGGGCCGCGACCCGTCCCTCTCTGTCCAGGACGAGGGTGGTGGGGACAGCGTTGGGTGCGACTTGCCCGGCGAACGCGAGTTGCGCGGCACCGTCTGTGTCGATGATCGAGGGGTAGGTGACACCGAAGGTGGCCGCGAACTCGCGTGCGGTGGCGGCCTGGTCACGGACGTTGATGCCAAGGAATTGCACGCCCTGGTCCCGGTATGTCTGGTAGGTCGCTTCTAGGTCGGGGGCTTCGAGACGGCACGGGGCGCAGGCGGCGTACCAGAAGTTCACAACCAGCACCCTGCCCCGGTAGCTGCCGTCGCTCACGACCTCGCCGGTGTCGAGGGTGCCGGTGAAGGTGATGGGCTCGCCTCTGTCTGGTTCCGCGATCTCCAGAACGGACCCGTCTCCTGCGATATAGCCCTTGTCGTCGCCGGCGCGGTATTGATCCGAGAGGGTATCCGGTGCGCAGGCGGAGAGGGTGAGGATGGCGGCCGTGATGCCCGTCACGACCGCCATCCGGCTATTGGGCCAGCGCGGCATCGATCTGGGCGGTGAAGTCGTCGAAGCTGTCGATGGTCATTTTCTGGCCGTTGAGGAAGAACGTCGGGGTGCCTTCCACTCCGAGCGCAACACCGTCGTCGAAGTCCTGCTGGACGCGTTGCTGGGTCTGCGGATCAGCGACGGCAGCGTCGTATGCGGCCATGTCCAGACCGAGCGCCTCGGCGTAGGTGCGGAACAGGGCGGCCTGGGAGTCCTGTCGTTCCCCCCAGGCCTTCTGGTTCTGGAACATCTTCTGGTACATCTCCTCGAACATTCCCTGCTGGGCGGCCGCCTCGACGGCGACCGCGGCGTTCATTGAGTTCTGGTGGGAGGGGATGGGGAAGTAGCGGGTGACGAACGTGATCTGCCCCGCGTATTGCTCACGTAGCTGCTCCACGTACGGGTAGAACGCACCACACACCTCGCATTCGAAGTCGAGGAACTCGACCAGAGTGACCTTGGCGTCAGGGACGCTGTCGAGGACGTGACTGTTCTCTCGAGTGACCTGCACTCCGCCGCTCGGTGCGGCGGCGGGTGTGCGGTCGTCGATGCTGTTGCCGACGCTGACGAAGATGACCGTCAGTGCTGTTGCGATGGCGAGGAAGATGGCGACGAGGACGATGATCACCGTCGAGGGCTTGCGGGGTCGTCGCCCTGGTGAGGTTCTGCGGGGCTGTGGGCGTGCGGTGGTCATGCAGACGCGCCTTTCAATTTCGTGCGGAGATGAACGCGTAAGGGTCGACGGGGGTGTTGTTCACGTGGACCTCGAGGTGGGTGTGCGCGCCGGTGGAGACGCCGGTGTTGCCCACCGAGCCGATCTGCTGGCCGACTTTGACGGCCTGTCCTTCCTCGACCAGGGGTGACCCGGTGAGCATGTGCCCGTACCAGCTGCTGACCGGTTGGCCGTCGATGACGTGATCGATCACGACATAGACGCCGAGGCCGCCTTGGTCGGAGCGCTGGACCAGTCGGACGACCCCGTCGGCGATGGCGCTGATGGGGGATCCTTGGCCGGGGGTGAAGTCGACGCCCTTGTGGTTGGTGCTGCCGATTCCGCCGGGAGATTCTCGGGGTCCGAAGCCGTCGCTGATGGGAACGCCGACGGGGAAGGGCCACTGGACTGCGCTGTCGGGGTTGTTGGTGAAGGTATCCGCGGTGCGGGCGACTGTGGGTAGAGAGGCAGCAAGCGCAGGTTTCTTGGGCGCGCTTACGCTGTATCCGTCTCGAGCGACCTGCGCGGAGCTTGCCTCGCCCATGGCGAAGTCCTGCGGGGTGGTCAGCGTGGCCGCAGGGGCGGCCACCGTCTCGACGTGAGTTGTCGGCAGCCCCGCTGCGGACAGTGCAGGTATTGCGGTCAGAGCGACGGCGAAGGCGAGTGCCGTCGCAGCGCGGGCTCCATGCCGTTTTCCCTCCGCAGAACGCGAACGCGGCCGGGGGCGGGGGCGGCTCGCTGCGGCTTCCCATCCTGCTCGACGCGTGCGGATGGATGGGAGGGCAGCCGTCCGGGGCAGCGGTGGGGGTGAGCTGTCCACGTTCGCTGGGATGGGGGCCAGATCGGGCACGCTTGATGGTTCATCGGCGCCCGCCGGCTGGGTGTGCACGGGGTCGTCCGCGAGGTGCAGGAGGGCGGTGGGCGCCTTGAGCTCGAGGGCGTCGCTGAGGGTTTCGGTCCTCTCTGTGGCGGCGATCAGTTCCGCGTGGAGCGCCCGCTCAAGGGCGAGTGTCTCTCGTCGCGTCAAGGGAGCGACTGTCGTCCGCAGAGCGCGACGGCCAGTCATCGGAGCGGGTACGACCGCCGTGGGGGTGGTCTCAGCCGCTCGTCGCTGTCGGCGGGTGGGGTAGGGGGTGTTGGGGGTGTTGGGGGTGTTCACGCGTTTGTCTCACATCACGGCCCCGTCGATGACGGGGCAGTCGGCTGTGGCGGATGCATGGCGGCAGCGCACAGTTCACAGCGGACGGTCGGTCAGGGATCGGCTCGGCGCGTACGCGCCTTGGGACGCCTGATCTATCTGCGGACAGTCGAGAGCATGAAGACAGAAGGAGGTGCCGGGATCAAACCTGATCCGGGGTCGCCGACACGATGCACATCAGGCCGAGGGCGCGATCGGGCCGTGTGGTCTCGACGCTGGGTCGAGACGCGGTGG is a window of Cnuibacter physcomitrellae DNA encoding:
- a CDS encoding M23 family metallopeptidase, which codes for MAAPAATLTTPQDFAMGEASSAQVARDGYSVSAPKKPALAASLPTVARTADTFTNNPDSAVQWPFPVGVPISDGFGPRESPGGIGSTNHKGVDFTPGQGSPISAIADGVVRLVQRSDQGGLGVYVVIDHVIDGQPVSSWYGHMLTGSPLVEEGQAVKVGQQIGSVGNTGVSTGAHTHLEVHVNNTPVDPYAFISARN
- a CDS encoding cytochrome c oxidase assembly protein, with protein sequence MNIPSGPIWLPTVPPDLAQLLAPNLQPIPVIPLIALLALTAYLAGAIRLWATGRRWSRWRTLCFAAGCVVLGVTMGAGIEGYGYGMFSVFMFQQLTLMMAVPPLLVLGSPGTLLLRATPHSGAGKVVHRIAFWGLRSPTFRILLHPAVMIPLFLFTFYGLFLTGIASTLLATWSGHLGLELLFLGSGILFTVPLISADPLPARQTHLGRLLDVFAEMPLHAFFGVIVMMATAPLVAWFADPPSAWGIDPLQDQLLAGGLAWSYGEAPTVIILLVLLSRWYRDDTRRARQADRRHDLHGDPDLDAYNDYLTRLGQLTDPSQKGPR
- a CDS encoding ArsR/SmtB family transcription factor; amino-acid sequence: METLVAVNALSRFGHALSDPIRSRILVELSTGPGYPAEMSELLGVSRQRMSNHLACLRGCGLVVMVPEGRRARYELADQRLSHALEDLLGVVLSPDPEHVMPIPV
- a CDS encoding cation diffusion facilitator family transporter, whose translation is MSGHSHTHDASSTGVHRKRIAIALAITSTIFVAEVFGSIITGSLALLIDAAHMLTDLLGLTMALVAAALAGRPASSKRTWGFARAEVLAAMAQATVLLAVGLFVFVEGVQRLFAPPEIASGELIIFGAIGLAANIASLLVLSGSRTGNLNLRAAFLEVLNDALGSVAVIVGAVVIMLTGFTQADAIAAMLIGALIIPRTLKLLKETIDVLLESTPAGLNLDDVREHILQLPHVAGVHDLHASQVATGLPVISAHVVVRDECFQDGHAPQILNSLQACVADHFNVAIDHSTFQLEPVSHQEHEQALHA
- a CDS encoding cytochrome c oxidase assembly protein, giving the protein MTAPTIAPRSSARLLILLSPALLAAVAIGVGVILAATTLASAPALLIDAGPVVDIALPVCRIIVDLASAVTIGALVLAATALPVTEAPYGRVLDIAAGSAALWAISALGTSVLAYMNLAGAVPWSIFGASYGQFLTEVSLGQGWLATVLSAAVLAVLGFAVRSPIGAGALAAAAFAALIPMALQGHAAGAGSHSAATSALWMHAAGAALWVGGLAVTAVVLGRMDVDRGTLLRRYSTLALACFAIVAISGLVSASLRLETPAQLVTTPYGQLLIVKIIALLLLGLAGALHRRWTIRRIQGRNRIGGLLAGLVAAELAVMGAASGVAAILARTAPPVTEELAVTASERLSGQPLPAPLEPLRFLDQWAVDPIWLTVAGFGAALYLAGMLRLRRRGDSWHPARLVAWLAGLAMLVYLTSGAPSVYGTYLFSAHMLEHMALSMLVPLLLVLGAPVTLALRAVQPRTDGSRGAREWIMTLIHSPLTTVLTHPLVTAVLFAGSTVAFYYTPLFDWAVKDPLGHQWMIAHFLIVGYLFALSMIGIDPVPYRFPYPLRLLTLLIVMAFHAFFGLALMSSTSLLLPDWYGQITEGWPIDPLEDQRSAGGIAWSVGEIPTLLLVITMITLWSRSDEREARRLDRQAARTGDADLQDYNSMLQQLTDRDRPR
- a CDS encoding TFIIB-type zinc ribbon-containing protein; translation: MKCPIDSTELVISERTGVEIDFCPQCRGVWLDRGELDKIIDRADRSYGTSDDISYRGRDTRDYGRRDSHGSRGDHHGDKYDGHGDRRGRSRREGFLGNLFDF
- a CDS encoding DsbA family protein, whose amino-acid sequence is MIIVLVAIFLAIATALTVIFVSVGNSIDDRTPAAAPSGGVQVTRENSHVLDSVPDAKVTLVEFLDFECEVCGAFYPYVEQLREQYAGQITFVTRYFPIPSHQNSMNAAVAVEAAAQQGMFEEMYQKMFQNQKAWGERQDSQAALFRTYAEALGLDMAAYDAAVADPQTQQRVQQDFDDGVALGVEGTPTFFLNGQKMTIDSFDDFTAQIDAALAQ
- a CDS encoding signal peptidase II, with the translated sequence MVKRNLYYGGMVETNAGQTDLQRRDRARLLLVAGVVIAAAIAIDQGTKLWAVSSLTGASRIDLVGGLFGLELVYNSGMSFSLGQGMTPVITAFAVLVSAVLLVGIVRTRSLWLAVGMGLVVGGAVGNVIDRIRLEPGWGSGPVIDFLAYATWFIGNVADIWVFLGVVIGAGGYLRVRSARPSSSTAGEPIN
- a CDS encoding calcium:proton antiporter, producing the protein MTLTRILRLWTLALPVLALLGLLLTWGRELPLGLVIVVGALLVGAVLAAVHHAEVVAHRVGEPFGSLVLAVAVTVIEVALIITLMAGGKPGTETLARDTAFAAVMITCNGIVGISLLLGAGRHRLVRFNAEGAGAALAVVATLTTLTLVLPRFTQSAPGGLFSGAQLAFVAVVALVLYGVFVQTQTNRHRDFFLPVDSRGRSIAESHAAPPSLRRTLISVVFLLAALVSVVGLAKGVSPVIEDGVRAVGIPNSFVGVVIALVVLLPWGWLRPGRRCVIGCRSA
- a CDS encoding cytochrome c biogenesis CcdA family protein, encoding MIPDLVFSGQLAIALPLAMLAGLVSFISPCVLPLVPGYLGYVSGSAGADPRRGRSRVLAGAALFVLGFAAVFIAYGALFGAVGAWLIQWQSVLIRVLGVIVIVMGVAFIGFIPGLQRTVRTRITPAVGLAGAPLLGVVFGLGWTPCFGPTLVAISALSMDSGSAGRGALLALAYCLGLGVPFLLLAGGVTWATRAVARARAWVRPMNIAGGIMLIILGLLMVTGLWTAVIYQLQGWIGAFTTPI
- a CDS encoding TlpA disulfide reductase family protein, whose protein sequence is MAVVTGITAAILTLSACAPDTLSDQYRAGDDKGYIAGDGSVLEIAEPDRGEPITFTGTLDTGEVVSDGSYRGRVLVVNFWYAACAPCRLEAPDLEATYQTYRDQGVQFLGINVRDQAATAREFAATFGVTYPSIIDTDGAAQLAFAGQVAPNAVPTTLVLDREGRVAARILGRILDVSTLEALIDRVVKDPE